The window CGCGTCCATTGCGCAAGTCCATCGGGCCAGATTGCTGGACGGCACGCGGGTGGTGGTCAAAGTGATGCGGCCGGGCATCGAGAAACGATTCCGTGTCGACCTGGCAATCGCCGGCACGTGCGCGCGCCTGCTGGCCTGGCATCAGGCATTTCGTCGCATGGGTATTCGCGCGCTGGCCAACGAGCTTCATCAGCTGACGTGCGAGGAACTCGACTTTACCCGAGAGGTGCGCAACTTCCGGCAGCTCCGGCAACGAATGCTGGACGACGACATCGATCACTACTGTCCCGTCGTCTATCCCGAGCTCAGTGCGCCGACGGTCATCACGATGGAAGAGATCGTGGGCGTGTCGGTGAAGACCCTGATGCAGGCGTCGTCGGCGGCGCGGGGCACGCCGGAGGACCGTAGGTCGGCGGACCGTCCTGAACGATTGGCGGCCATCGCGCAACTCGCCCAATGGGCAGCACTCGGCATCACCCCGGAACGCACCGCGCGGTTGCTGGTGCGCTCGTTTCTCGAACAAGCCATGCGACATCGGCTGTTTCACGCCGATCCGCACGCGGCGAATATGATCGTCATGAAGGGCGGTACGTTGGCGTGGATCGATCTGGGCATGATCGGGTGGCTCGACGAGCGCCTGTGGGGGCATGAATTCCGGTTGCGCGAGGCGATCGCCGAGGGCCGGCTGGATGCCGCTTATCGTCACCTGCTGGCCACCGTCGAGCCGCTGCCCGCCGGCGATCTCTCGCAGTTCGAGGCGGAATTCAAGCGCATCCTGCGTGACTGGCTGGCGGAGGTGGAGCAGCCCAGTGAGGAGCCGGGACGCGCTGGCGTTGCGCGGCGCAGCAATTTTCACCTGTTCTCGCAAACCCTCGGCGCGGTGCGTCGTGCCGGACTGCGACTGCCCGCGCCGCTGGTACGGCTTTATCGCACCATCATCATCGGGGACATGGTCGTATTGCAGCTGGACCCGAGCGTGAACTGGCAGAGTCTCATTCGCGATTTCGTAGCGGACGAACGACTCCGACAGACCGTCGATCTTTGCGAACGTGGACCGAGTCTGGTCAACGCCCGCGCGGCGATCGAACTGGCGGTGGAGGGGCCGGGCCTCCTCGTCGACGCGGTGAAACGCATGCAGGAACCGGCGTCGTCGGCGAACGCGCGAACGCGATCCATCAGCCGGTCGGAGCGGGCGGTACGGCGGTTGATCGGGCAGGTGAAGCTAGCGGTGACCGCGACCACCCTCGTATTGTTCGTCGCACCACGGCTGCCGGTTGACTGGTTGCCGGGGCTCCTGACGCCTGGAATCGAAGCCGTGCGGCC is drawn from Gemmatimonadaceae bacterium and contains these coding sequences:
- a CDS encoding AarF/ABC1/UbiB kinase family protein, whose amino-acid sequence is MALTQTGGQLARQRRRPEDDVLLATIVAGLPLPVVLITRSIRALFLLAGVIVVRVTEGLLRRRYPVFGPRLLRWQLESAGAGFAKIGQLLAHRHDVLPDRYCMEFASILDDLLSVPTPLITKRMVRALHLESLEQRFAEFEVMPLSAASIAQVHRARLLDGTRVVVKVMRPGIEKRFRVDLAIAGTCARLLAWHQAFRRMGIRALANELHQLTCEELDFTREVRNFRQLRQRMLDDDIDHYCPVVYPELSAPTVITMEEIVGVSVKTLMQASSAARGTPEDRRSADRPERLAAIAQLAQWAALGITPERTARLLVRSFLEQAMRHRLFHADPHAANMIVMKGGTLAWIDLGMIGWLDERLWGHEFRLREAIAEGRLDAAYRHLLATVEPLPAGDLSQFEAEFKRILRDWLAEVEQPSEEPGRAGVARRSNFHLFSQTLGAVRRAGLRLPAPLVRLYRTIIIGDMVVLQLDPSVNWQSLIRDFVADERLRQTVDLCERGPSLVNARAAIELAVEGPGLLVDAVKRMQEPASSANARTRSISRSERAVRRLIGQVKLAVTATTLVLFVAPRLPVDWLPGLLTPGIEAVRPYAWWTLGVGLVAIWMLSQVQEEFED